The following are encoded together in the Thalassolituus oleivorans MIL-1 genome:
- the earP gene encoding elongation factor P maturation arginine rhamnosyltransferase EarP, whose protein sequence is MRLQWHIFCRVVDNFGDIGVCWRLAQQLVREHQQVLTLWVDDLNSFNAICPNASTAAAEQTVNGVEIRHWREIVDVSLAAHADVVIEAFACDLPEAWLVSMAQREPQPQWLNLEYLSAEAWTLDCHLGCSPLAGMQRVFFFPGFAAGSGGVLIDNELLATAETLKSATAQQTFLASLGVVEDGLFDRRISLFAYENPAVETLLAALANDPTTSHLFVPTGRVTADVERWLGWALIEGASLQRGSLTITPLPFMSQLEYDGLLAICDFNCVRGEESFVRSQVLGKPTLWHIYPQDDNAHIDKLEAFLEVYLADADVQLASQISVLSLHWNQVHGAIGDWPAVLQRLPIWQQHAEGWRQHLMSNGDLASNLVTYVKNRV, encoded by the coding sequence ATGCGCTTGCAGTGGCACATATTCTGTCGAGTTGTTGATAATTTCGGCGACATCGGTGTGTGTTGGCGCTTAGCTCAGCAGCTCGTACGCGAGCACCAGCAAGTGCTGACCTTATGGGTCGACGATCTCAATAGCTTTAATGCAATTTGCCCTAATGCCTCCACCGCGGCGGCGGAGCAAACGGTCAATGGAGTGGAGATTAGGCATTGGCGAGAAATTGTAGATGTAAGCTTAGCTGCGCATGCGGATGTGGTTATTGAGGCGTTTGCATGTGATTTGCCCGAGGCTTGGTTGGTGAGCATGGCGCAACGCGAACCGCAGCCGCAATGGCTCAATCTTGAGTACTTAAGCGCTGAAGCTTGGACTTTAGATTGTCATCTAGGGTGTTCGCCATTAGCGGGTATGCAGCGGGTGTTTTTCTTTCCTGGCTTTGCGGCCGGAAGCGGCGGCGTTTTAATCGACAATGAATTACTCGCGACAGCGGAAACATTAAAATCCGCAACGGCTCAGCAAACCTTCCTCGCTTCGCTGGGTGTCGTTGAAGATGGCTTATTTGATCGCCGTATTTCTCTTTTTGCCTACGAAAACCCAGCGGTCGAAACCCTGTTGGCGGCGTTGGCTAACGATCCAACGACCAGTCACTTATTCGTGCCAACTGGCCGAGTGACTGCCGATGTCGAGCGTTGGTTGGGCTGGGCATTGATAGAGGGAGCTTCGCTGCAGCGCGGATCGCTAACCATTACCCCTTTGCCTTTTATGTCGCAATTAGAATACGACGGTCTATTGGCGATTTGTGACTTTAACTGTGTTCGTGGCGAAGAATCCTTTGTGCGCTCTCAGGTGCTCGGTAAGCCAACGCTGTGGCATATTTACCCTCAAGATGACAATGCTCATATCGATAAGCTAGAAGCCTTTTTAGAAGTGTATTTGGCTGATGCCGACGTCCAATTGGCAAGCCAGATCTCAGTCTTAAGCTTGCATTGGAATCAGGTGCATGGCGCTATTGGCGATTGGCCTGCGGTGTTGCAACGCCTGCCAATTTGGCAGCAACATGCCGAGGGCTGGCGCCAACACCTTATGTCTAACGGTGACCTTGCATCAAATCTGGTGACGTACGTTAAAAACAGAGTATAG
- a CDS encoding Tim44 domain-containing protein, translating to MKTFLTVFSAFIFLISVSGEAQAKRFGGGGFGKTYSTPYKSAQPAKPSSQPASNQPGRKGGLMGGMLGGLLAGGLFAYLLGSGAFEGIQLMDILLLAGAFFVIMRLLKGMRGPQPAHAGHAHARQSFDQTPNTNSTSSFQGNGHQAPLDLPENFDVRGFIDGSLEHYRLVQQAWNDGNLDLIREYVAADLYAALAAQRNRLMVPPKTEVLDLEAEIVRAEESDGVRHISVLFKGRCRDELEKSEDGIFDIWHLERDLSNDDSPWLVVGIEAP from the coding sequence ATGAAGACCTTTTTAACCGTTTTTTCTGCATTTATATTTCTAATCAGTGTCAGTGGCGAAGCTCAAGCTAAACGCTTTGGCGGCGGCGGCTTTGGCAAAACATACAGCACCCCATATAAAAGTGCTCAACCGGCTAAACCATCATCACAGCCAGCATCTAATCAACCTGGTCGTAAAGGCGGACTAATGGGTGGCATGCTTGGTGGTTTACTTGCTGGTGGCCTATTTGCTTATCTGTTGGGCAGTGGCGCATTTGAAGGCATTCAGCTAATGGATATCTTGCTACTGGCCGGTGCCTTCTTTGTCATCATGCGCTTGTTAAAAGGTATGCGTGGGCCGCAACCAGCACATGCCGGCCATGCGCATGCGAGACAAAGCTTTGATCAAACACCAAATACGAATAGCACGTCTTCTTTTCAAGGCAATGGCCATCAAGCTCCGTTGGATCTGCCTGAGAACTTCGACGTTCGCGGTTTTATCGATGGTTCGCTAGAGCATTACCGCTTAGTGCAACAAGCGTGGAATGACGGCAACCTTGATTTGATCCGTGAATACGTTGCCGCCGACCTGTATGCCGCATTGGCTGCTCAACGTAATCGTTTGATGGTGCCACCAAAAACCGAAGTACTCGATCTGGAAGCTGAGATTGTGCGCGCGGAAGAAAGTGACGGTGTTCGTCATATCAGTGTCTTGTTTAAGGGACGCTGCCGTGACGAGCTAGAAAAATCAGAAGATGGGATTTTCGACATTTGGCATTTAGAGCGTGATCTCAGCAATGATGACTCACCTTGGTTGGTGGTTGGCATCGAAGCCCCGTAA
- the efp gene encoding elongation factor P, whose product MKTAHDFRIGQVLSLNGQAWVILKTEFNKSGRNSAVVKMKLKNLITGASQEPVFKADDKLEPIILERSKVTYSYFADPLYVFMDEEYNQVEMEKENLGEALPYIIDGMTEVCEVTFYEGKAISIELPTTIVRKVSYTEPSARGDTSGKVMKLATLENGTEIQVASFIEIDEDIEIDTRTGEFKGRAKK is encoded by the coding sequence ATGAAAACTGCTCACGATTTTCGCATCGGACAAGTTCTGAGCCTGAATGGCCAAGCTTGGGTGATCTTGAAAACTGAATTCAACAAGTCGGGTCGTAACTCGGCTGTTGTAAAAATGAAATTGAAGAACTTGATTACTGGTGCTTCTCAAGAACCTGTTTTCAAGGCAGATGATAAGTTAGAGCCTATCATCCTAGAACGCAGCAAGGTGACTTACTCATATTTCGCTGATCCTCTTTACGTCTTTATGGACGAAGAGTACAACCAAGTCGAAATGGAAAAAGAAAACCTAGGTGAAGCTTTACCATACATCATTGATGGTATGACCGAAGTGTGTGAAGTGACCTTCTACGAAGGCAAAGCAATCAGCATTGAATTGCCAACCACTATCGTGCGTAAGGTTTCTTACACAGAGCCTTCAGCTCGTGGCGACACCAGCGGCAAGGTCATGAAATTGGCAACACTAGAAAACGGTACTGAGATTCAAGTCGCATCATTCATTGAGATTGATGAAGACATCGAAATCGACACTCGTACGGGTGAATTCAAAGGCCGTGCTAAAAAATAA